One part of the Bradyrhizobium sp. CB1650 genome encodes these proteins:
- a CDS encoding SidA/IucD/PvdA family monooxygenase has product MLDVIGIGIGPFNLSLAALIEPTPLRALFLEKRDALVWHPGLALPNSRLQVSPLKDCVTLVDPTSPYSFLNYLALHNRLYSFVNKRNASTSRQEFIDYFRWVAGRLKTLRFSENVKDVIPFRDGYRISTNTTTYLARAVVVGVGVEPKIPACARSLLCGTVYHAADYLERPLPHAAEHVLIVGGGQSGAEIIEDILTRSVSTQITWATSRSNFFAIDDNSFVNEAYTPAYSRRFHALPFQQRRDIVEGEMLTSDGISVDLCNRLYEMLYERSVDGTLADRFRVLPSVVVKDITSHNKSWRVDLDEIATQRNSGIVVDRIVLATGFQPRKPPFLEALLEGASMEEGLPILGPDYAVRFSRHMPGPVYLQNQSRVQHGLQSANLSLVAYRNSLIINSLLGRPFYLNTSDRQMIEIYAPSDASERDAGVVAMRSTRQVSGGT; this is encoded by the coding sequence ATGCTGGATGTCATCGGAATTGGGATCGGTCCATTTAACCTTAGTCTTGCAGCACTTATTGAACCTACCCCGCTCCGCGCACTTTTCCTGGAGAAGCGGGACGCACTTGTCTGGCATCCAGGGCTTGCGCTGCCGAACAGTCGACTACAGGTGTCGCCGCTCAAGGATTGCGTGACCCTGGTCGATCCTACTAGCCCATATTCATTCCTCAACTATTTGGCACTGCATAATCGGCTCTACAGCTTTGTCAACAAGCGCAATGCTTCAACGTCCCGGCAGGAGTTTATTGACTATTTCCGGTGGGTCGCAGGGCGACTCAAGACGCTCCGCTTCTCCGAGAACGTCAAGGATGTTATTCCCTTTAGGGACGGCTACCGCATCAGCACGAATACAACCACATACTTAGCGCGCGCTGTTGTTGTTGGTGTTGGCGTAGAGCCCAAGATCCCCGCCTGTGCCAGATCTTTGCTATGTGGCACTGTCTACCATGCAGCTGACTATCTCGAGCGGCCGCTACCGCATGCAGCCGAACATGTGCTCATTGTGGGAGGCGGTCAGAGCGGGGCTGAGATTATCGAGGACATTCTTACTCGTTCTGTATCCACCCAGATCACGTGGGCAACGTCGCGTTCGAACTTTTTTGCCATCGATGACAACAGCTTTGTGAATGAGGCTTACACGCCCGCCTATAGCCGTCGCTTTCACGCTCTACCGTTTCAGCAACGCCGCGATATAGTCGAGGGCGAGATGCTTACGAGCGATGGTATTTCCGTCGACTTGTGCAACCGCCTATATGAAATGCTGTACGAACGCAGCGTGGATGGCACGCTGGCCGACCGTTTTCGTGTGTTGCCCAGCGTAGTCGTGAAAGACATCACCTCCCACAACAAGAGCTGGCGAGTAGATCTAGATGAGATCGCAACGCAGCGAAATAGCGGCATCGTCGTCGATCGTATCGTGCTTGCTACAGGTTTCCAGCCACGTAAGCCGCCCTTCTTGGAGGCACTACTCGAGGGCGCGAGTATGGAAGAGGGCCTGCCCATACTCGGCCCGGACTACGCAGTCCGCTTCAGTCGGCACATGCCAGGACCAGTATATCTCCAAAATCAAAGCCGCGTGCAGCACGGATTGCAGAGCGCCAATCTGTCTTTGGTCGCGTACCGCAACAGCCTGATTATTAATAGCCTCCTCGGCCGACCGTTCTATTTGAATACATCCGACAGGCAGATGATTGAGATTTACGCACCTTCGGACGCGTCTGAACGAGACGCCGGTGTGGTTGCGATGCGATCAACCCGACAGGTATCGGGTGGCACATGA